The following are encoded in a window of Novosphingobium sp. ZN18A2 genomic DNA:
- the recA gene encoding recombinase RecA — MAAQLKLIQEGKDKDMDRQKALDAALAQIDRAFGKGSAMKLGSKETMQVEAISTGSLGLDIALGIGGLPRGRVIEVYGPESSGKTTLALHVIAEAQKAGGTAAFVDAEHALDPVYAKKLGVDIDELIVSQPDTGEQALEITDTLVRSNAIDVLVVDSVAALVPRAEIEGEMGDSHVGLQARLMSQSLRKLTGSISRSRCMVIFINQLRMKIGVMYGNPETTTGGNALKFYASVRLDIRRTGQIKDRDEVIGNATRVKVVKNKVAPPFKQVEFDIMYGEGISKIGEILDLGVKAGVVEKSGSWFSYDSVRIGQGRENAKTFLKENPEMCSRLEAAIRGHTDRVAEEMMTGPDADDDA, encoded by the coding sequence ATGGCGGCGCAGCTCAAGCTCATTCAGGAAGGCAAAGACAAGGACATGGACCGGCAGAAGGCGCTTGATGCGGCGCTTGCACAGATAGATCGCGCGTTCGGCAAGGGCAGCGCGATGAAGCTCGGATCGAAAGAGACCATGCAGGTCGAAGCGATCTCCACCGGCAGCCTGGGGCTGGATATCGCGCTGGGCATCGGCGGATTGCCGCGCGGCCGGGTGATAGAGGTTTACGGCCCGGAAAGCTCTGGCAAGACGACGTTGGCGCTCCACGTTATCGCGGAAGCGCAGAAGGCCGGCGGCACGGCGGCCTTCGTCGACGCGGAACACGCGCTCGACCCGGTCTATGCCAAGAAGCTGGGCGTCGACATCGACGAGCTGATTGTTTCGCAGCCCGATACGGGCGAACAGGCGCTGGAAATCACCGATACGCTGGTGCGGTCGAACGCGATCGACGTGCTGGTGGTCGATTCGGTCGCAGCTCTCGTCCCCCGCGCTGAAATCGAGGGCGAGATGGGCGACAGCCACGTCGGCCTTCAGGCCCGCCTGATGAGCCAGTCGCTGCGCAAGCTGACCGGTTCGATCAGCCGCTCGCGCTGCATGGTGATCTTCATCAACCAGCTGCGCATGAAGATCGGCGTGATGTACGGGAACCCCGAGACGACGACCGGTGGCAACGCGCTCAAGTTCTATGCCTCTGTGCGGCTCGACATCCGCCGCACGGGCCAGATCAAAGACCGGGACGAGGTGATCGGCAATGCCACCCGCGTGAAGGTTGTGAAGAACAAGGTCGCCCCGCCGTTCAAGCAGGTTGAATTCGACATCATGTATGGCGAGGGCATTTCCAAGATCGGTGAGATCCTGGATCTTGGCGTGAAGGCCGGGGTGGTGGAAAAGTCCGGTTCATGGTTCAGCTATGACAGTGTGCGGATCGGCCAGGGCCGTGAAAACGCCAAGACCTTCCTCAAGGAAAATCCCGAAATGTGTTCCCGGCTGGAAGCTGCGATCCGCGGCCACACCGACCGGGTGGCCGAGGAGATGATGACGGGTCCGGACGCGGACGACGACGCCTGA
- a CDS encoding elongation factor G, translated as MTFAPGAPSHMKEAIMGNTTNRESAAGSRPTRAVALVGPAGTGKTSLAEAMLYASGATTRQGSVEAGTSVGDASPEARQRGGSTELNLSHFEYLGDRFALIDTPGGIGFASDGLAALASCDMAIVVIDPSPERAGLAGPILRRLDEAGLPHAIFVNKMDGARAGSVREILDALQPMSREPLALREFPIRDGEQVTGYVDVALERAYRYRPGEASEVVEIPAELAVREKEEHTRLLETLADFDDELLEALLMDEVPTQDTVMHDLADDTAQAKVVPVLFGSALTDGGVRRLLKMLRHETPWPDAAARRVGLAEGGALHVFKVANGGSMGRLALGRVLGNALHEGDDLSIGGEAARTGSIFALQGEKTAKLPEARPGDVVAVAKVDGARSGMLLGSGSAPQLGDALVEYPARNAAMAISTRDRKDDVKLSAALHRLCEEDPALEWEQDEESHETLLRGVNDEHLQVVLARLERRYGVAVDTHPPRIAYRESIRKPAGARGRHKKQSGGHGQYGDAVIEIRPLERGAGFVFEDRISGGVIPKQWIPAVEAGIKDAMIKGPLGFPVVDVAVTLTDGSFHSVDSSELAFRIAGRMAMADALEKAAPYLLEPMSRITVDTPAGTGSKAGSALSSRRGQIMGLGPHPEWDRWERIEALLPESGLYGLDAELRSLSQGLASYTAGFDHLAELAGKQASEVVKERAVELA; from the coding sequence ATGACCTTCGCGCCCGGCGCGCCTTCGCACATGAAGGAGGCGATCATGGGCAACACCACAAATCGGGAATCCGCGGCCGGCAGCAGGCCAACCCGTGCGGTCGCATTGGTCGGGCCGGCCGGCACGGGTAAGACAAGCCTCGCCGAGGCAATGCTCTACGCCAGCGGCGCAACGACGCGCCAGGGGAGCGTGGAAGCGGGCACCAGCGTGGGCGACGCCAGTCCGGAGGCGCGCCAGCGAGGCGGCTCGACCGAACTCAACCTTTCGCACTTTGAATACCTGGGCGACCGTTTCGCCCTGATCGACACGCCCGGAGGTATCGGCTTCGCATCCGACGGGCTGGCCGCGCTGGCCAGCTGCGACATGGCGATCGTGGTGATAGACCCCAGCCCCGAACGCGCGGGACTTGCGGGTCCGATCCTGCGGCGGCTTGACGAAGCAGGCCTGCCCCATGCGATTTTCGTGAACAAGATGGACGGCGCACGTGCGGGATCGGTGCGCGAGATACTGGACGCATTGCAACCGATGAGCCGCGAACCGCTGGCCTTGCGCGAATTCCCGATCCGCGACGGCGAGCAGGTGACCGGCTATGTCGATGTCGCGCTGGAACGCGCCTATCGCTATCGCCCGGGCGAAGCGTCCGAGGTGGTCGAGATTCCGGCAGAGCTCGCCGTGCGCGAGAAGGAGGAGCACACCAGGCTTCTGGAAACGCTGGCCGATTTCGACGACGAACTGCTTGAAGCGCTGCTGATGGACGAAGTGCCCACGCAGGATACCGTGATGCACGACCTTGCCGACGATACCGCGCAGGCGAAAGTGGTGCCGGTGCTGTTCGGTTCGGCCCTGACCGACGGCGGCGTGCGGCGATTGTTGAAGATGTTGCGCCACGAAACGCCCTGGCCCGATGCGGCCGCACGGCGCGTGGGCCTGGCCGAAGGTGGCGCGCTGCACGTGTTCAAGGTTGCCAATGGCGGCTCTATGGGGCGGCTGGCGCTGGGCCGCGTGCTGGGCAACGCGCTGCACGAAGGCGATGACCTGTCGATCGGCGGGGAGGCAGCGCGCACCGGCTCGATCTTCGCATTACAGGGTGAAAAGACCGCCAAGTTGCCCGAAGCGCGCCCGGGCGACGTGGTAGCGGTCGCCAAGGTGGATGGCGCACGCAGCGGGATGCTGCTGGGTTCGGGCAGCGCGCCGCAACTGGGTGACGCGCTGGTGGAGTACCCGGCGCGCAATGCGGCGATGGCCATCAGCACGCGCGACCGGAAGGACGACGTCAAGCTGTCCGCCGCTCTCCACCGCCTGTGCGAGGAAGACCCTGCGCTGGAATGGGAGCAGGACGAGGAAAGCCACGAAACGCTGCTGCGCGGGGTGAACGACGAACACCTGCAGGTCGTGCTCGCACGCCTTGAGCGGCGCTATGGCGTTGCGGTGGATACCCACCCGCCGCGCATCGCTTATCGCGAATCGATCCGCAAACCGGCCGGTGCGCGCGGGCGGCACAAGAAGCAATCGGGCGGGCACGGCCAGTATGGCGACGCGGTGATCGAAATTCGGCCGCTGGAACGCGGCGCGGGCTTCGTCTTCGAAGACAGGATCAGCGGCGGGGTCATCCCCAAGCAGTGGATTCCCGCAGTCGAGGCCGGGATCAAGGATGCGATGATCAAGGGGCCGCTGGGCTTTCCCGTTGTGGACGTGGCGGTGACGCTGACCGACGGATCGTTCCATTCGGTCGATTCCTCGGAACTCGCCTTCCGCATCGCAGGGCGCATGGCGATGGCGGACGCGCTGGAAAAGGCCGCACCCTATCTTCTGGAACCGATGAGCAGGATTACCGTCGATACGCCGGCCGGAACGGGATCGAAGGCCGGGTCGGCACTCTCCAGCCGGCGCGGGCAGATCATGGGGCTTGGCCCGCATCCCGAATGGGATCGGTGGGAGCGGATTGAGGCGCTGCTGCCCGAAAGCGGGCTTTACGGACTTGACGCCGAACTGCGATCGCTGAGTCAGGGTCTGGCAAGTTATACCGCCGGGTTCGACCACCTGGCCGAACTGGCAGGCAAACAGGCGAGCGAAGTGGTGAAGGAGCGGGCGGTAGAGCTGGCCTGA
- a CDS encoding class I SAM-dependent methyltransferase: MTSNRDWEGRVGHAWAAEWLRTDRSFGELTQTLLARIAPLAGARILDIGCGAGELSLAFAQARPDAQVTGLDLSPELLDAASARGGDRANLSFVQADASEWRPDEAPDLLVSRHGVMFFDDPRTAFAHIAGFAAPGANLVFSCFRAPAHNRWAGEVAQAVAPDATQGSPDGYAPGPFGFADPALVEDILTSAGWRDVSLTPVDYAYVAGVGKGEAAVEDALSLLRRIGPAARALRELPEAERTAAESRLRTVLEARREGSQIAWPAAAWIVSARKG; the protein is encoded by the coding sequence ATGACATCGAATCGCGATTGGGAAGGCCGCGTCGGCCACGCATGGGCGGCCGAATGGCTGCGCACGGACCGCAGCTTTGGCGAACTGACACAAACGCTGCTGGCGCGAATCGCGCCGCTTGCCGGCGCGCGCATCCTCGATATCGGTTGCGGCGCTGGCGAGTTGTCGCTGGCGTTTGCGCAGGCGCGTCCCGATGCGCAGGTAACCGGCCTCGACCTCAGCCCGGAATTGCTGGATGCCGCAAGCGCGCGCGGGGGGGACCGGGCAAACCTGTCGTTCGTCCAGGCCGATGCAAGCGAATGGCGGCCCGATGAAGCGCCGGACCTGCTCGTCTCGCGTCACGGGGTGATGTTCTTCGACGACCCGCGCACCGCCTTTGCGCACATCGCGGGCTTTGCCGCGCCCGGCGCGAACCTGGTGTTCTCCTGCTTTCGCGCGCCTGCTCACAACCGGTGGGCGGGTGAGGTGGCGCAGGCCGTAGCGCCCGATGCGACCCAGGGTTCCCCCGACGGATACGCGCCGGGACCGTTCGGTTTCGCCGATCCCGCGCTGGTGGAGGATATCCTTACGTCGGCGGGCTGGCGCGACGTATCGCTGACGCCTGTCGACTACGCCTATGTCGCGGGCGTAGGAAAGGGCGAGGCGGCAGTGGAAGACGCGCTTTCGCTGCTGCGCCGCATCGGCCCCGCCGCGCGCGCGCTGCGCGAGCTTCCGGAGGCGGAGCGTACCGCCGCCGAATCGCGGTTGCGCACCGTGCTGGAAGCTCGGCGCGAAGGCAGCCAGATCGCGTGGCCGGCGGCCGCCTGGATCGTTTCTGCGCGCAAGGGCTGA
- the alaS gene encoding alanine--tRNA ligase, with product MISTNDIRRSFLDYFGQNGHEIVPSAPLVPYNDPTLMFVNAGMVPFKNVFTGLETPPSPRATSSQKCVRAGGKHNDLDNVGYTARHHTFFEMLGNFSFGDYFKEQAIHHAWTLLTKEWGLPAEKLLATVYHTDDEAFELWKKIAGLPEDRIIRIATKDNFWAMGDDGPCGPCSEIFFDHGEGIPGGPPGSPDEDGDRFIEIWNLVFMQFEQAAGEITGDLPKPSIDTGMGLERIAAVLQGVHDNYDTDTFRHLISASETLTGVAAEGEATASHRVIADHLRSTSFLLADGVLPSNEGRGYVLRRIMRRAMRHAHLLGAQEPLMHRLVPALVTEMGAAYPELGRAKALIEETLLREEVQFRRTLANGLKLLDEATAGMGDGGELPGETAFKLYDTYGFPYDLTEDALRSRGIAVDREGFDAAMARQKAAARAAWKGSGQAADSEVWFDIAEREGATEFTGYTSVSGDGQVVALVKNGKEVDNAGAGDTVVVLTNQTPFYGESGGQTGDTGTITGGDGLNLEVTDTSKPLGRLHAHHARVESGTIKVGDTVHMTVDVERRNAIRANHSATHLVHAALRNRLGGHVTQKGSLVAADRLRFDFSQPTALTADDIAAIEAEVNAEIRANDPVSTRLMTPDDAIAAGAMALFGEKYGDEVRVLSMGRDTEGKSYSVELCGGTHVRATGDIGLFRIVSESAVSSGVRRIEALTGEAARQWLVHREDALKHAASLLRTTPEDVEGRVATLLDERKKLERELAEAKKALALGGGGGAPAQAADENVNGVTFSGQVIEGLEAKELRGLIDQAKQRMGSGVAAIVAAGEGKAAIAVGVTDDLTGKVSAVDLVRAGVEALGGKGGGGRPDMAQGGGPDGARGAEAIAAVKAALAG from the coding sequence ATGATTTCGACCAACGACATCCGCCGGTCCTTCCTCGACTATTTCGGCCAGAACGGGCACGAGATCGTGCCGTCCGCACCGCTGGTGCCCTATAACGATCCCACGTTGATGTTCGTGAACGCGGGGATGGTGCCGTTCAAGAACGTGTTCACGGGGCTTGAGACGCCGCCTTCGCCGCGCGCCACGTCGTCGCAGAAATGCGTCCGCGCGGGCGGCAAGCACAACGACCTCGACAATGTGGGCTATACCGCGCGGCACCACACCTTCTTCGAAATGCTGGGCAACTTCAGCTTCGGCGACTATTTCAAGGAGCAGGCGATCCACCACGCGTGGACGCTGCTGACGAAGGAGTGGGGGCTTCCGGCCGAAAAGCTGCTCGCCACCGTCTATCACACGGACGACGAGGCGTTCGAGCTGTGGAAGAAGATTGCCGGGCTGCCCGAAGACCGGATCATCCGCATCGCCACCAAGGACAACTTCTGGGCGATGGGCGATGACGGCCCGTGCGGCCCGTGCAGCGAAATCTTCTTCGATCACGGCGAAGGCATCCCGGGTGGCCCTCCGGGTAGCCCGGACGAGGACGGCGACCGCTTCATCGAGATATGGAACCTTGTTTTCATGCAGTTCGAGCAGGCGGCGGGCGAGATCACCGGCGACCTGCCCAAGCCCAGCATCGATACCGGCATGGGGCTGGAGCGTATCGCCGCCGTGCTGCAGGGCGTGCATGACAACTATGATACCGACACGTTCCGCCACCTGATTTCTGCATCCGAAACGCTGACCGGCGTTGCCGCCGAGGGCGAGGCAACCGCCAGCCACCGCGTGATCGCCGATCACCTGCGCTCAACCAGCTTTTTGCTGGCCGACGGCGTTCTGCCCAGCAACGAAGGGCGCGGATACGTGCTGCGCCGGATCATGCGTCGCGCGATGCGCCACGCGCACCTGCTGGGCGCGCAAGAGCCGCTGATGCACCGGCTGGTGCCCGCGCTCGTCACCGAAATGGGCGCCGCCTATCCCGAACTGGGCCGGGCCAAGGCGCTGATCGAGGAAACGCTGCTGCGCGAGGAAGTGCAGTTCCGTCGCACGCTGGCGAACGGGTTGAAGCTGCTGGATGAAGCGACCGCCGGAATGGGCGACGGGGGAGAGCTTCCGGGCGAAACCGCGTTCAAGCTCTATGACACATACGGGTTCCCTTACGACCTGACCGAAGATGCACTGCGCTCTCGCGGGATTGCGGTGGATCGCGAAGGCTTCGACGCGGCGATGGCGCGGCAGAAGGCGGCTGCGCGCGCGGCATGGAAGGGCAGCGGGCAGGCCGCCGACAGCGAGGTGTGGTTCGATATCGCCGAACGCGAAGGCGCGACCGAGTTCACCGGCTACACCTCTGTCAGCGGCGATGGACAGGTCGTCGCTCTGGTGAAGAACGGCAAGGAAGTGGACAACGCCGGCGCGGGCGACACGGTCGTGGTGCTGACCAACCAGACGCCTTTTTATGGCGAAAGCGGCGGGCAGACCGGCGATACCGGCACGATCACCGGCGGGGACGGGCTGAATCTGGAAGTAACCGATACGTCGAAGCCGCTGGGCCGGCTCCACGCGCATCACGCCAGGGTCGAAAGCGGGACGATCAAGGTGGGCGACACCGTGCACATGACGGTTGATGTCGAACGCCGCAACGCGATTCGCGCCAACCACTCTGCCACGCACCTTGTCCACGCGGCGCTGCGCAACCGTCTGGGCGGCCACGTGACGCAGAAGGGATCGCTGGTCGCGGCGGACCGCCTGCGCTTCGACTTCTCGCAGCCGACCGCCCTGACGGCGGATGACATCGCCGCGATCGAGGCCGAAGTGAACGCGGAAATCCGCGCGAACGATCCGGTCAGCACGCGCCTGATGACGCCAGATGACGCGATTGCGGCTGGCGCGATGGCGCTGTTCGGAGAGAAATACGGCGACGAGGTGCGCGTGCTTTCGATGGGCCGCGATACCGAAGGCAAGAGCTATTCGGTCGAACTGTGCGGAGGAACCCACGTGCGCGCCACCGGCGATATCGGCCTGTTCCGCATCGTTTCGGAAAGCGCGGTCAGTTCGGGCGTGCGCCGGATCGAGGCGCTGACCGGCGAGGCCGCGCGCCAGTGGCTGGTCCATCGCGAAGACGCGCTGAAACACGCGGCCAGCCTGCTGCGCACGACGCCTGAGGACGTGGAAGGCCGCGTCGCAACCCTGCTTGACGAGCGCAAGAAGCTGGAACGCGAACTGGCCGAAGCGAAAAAGGCGCTGGCGCTGGGTGGCGGAGGCGGCGCCCCCGCACAGGCGGCGGACGAGAATGTGAACGGCGTAACGTTTTCCGGCCAGGTGATCGAAGGGCTCGAAGCGAAGGAATTGCGCGGGCTGATCGATCAGGCGAAGCAGCGCATGGGTTCGGGCGTCGCGGCAATCGTTGCCGCGGGCGAAGGCAAGGCGGCCATTGCCGTTGGCGTGACCGATGACCTGACGGGCAAGGTAAGCGCAGTCGATCTGGTGCGTGCGGGCGTGGAAGCGCTGGGCGGCAAGGGCGGCGGTGGCCGTCCCGACATGGCGCAGGGCGGTGGCCCGGATGGCGCCAGGGGAGCCGAGGCCATCGCGGCGGTGAAGGCGGCGCTGGCGGGTTAG
- a CDS encoding tRNA (cytidine(34)-2'-O)-methyltransferase, whose amino-acid sequence MRIALFEPEIAGNVGAVLRLGACLGAAVDLIEPMGFIWNDRRVRRAAMDYIDHVTIARHAGFDAFRATTGSRRLVLFTTKANHSAYDFEYRPDDVLLFGKESAGVPASVADLCDARVRIPLRSEVRSLNLATAASLALGEALRQTATLPQ is encoded by the coding sequence ATGCGCATCGCCCTGTTCGAACCGGAGATTGCCGGGAACGTCGGCGCCGTTCTGCGGCTTGGCGCGTGCCTTGGCGCGGCGGTCGACCTGATAGAGCCGATGGGATTCATCTGGAACGACCGGCGCGTCCGTCGCGCCGCGATGGACTATATCGACCATGTGACCATCGCGCGCCATGCCGGGTTCGATGCCTTCCGCGCGACCACGGGATCGCGCAGGCTGGTGCTGTTCACGACCAAGGCAAACCATTCAGCCTACGATTTCGAATACCGGCCAGACGACGTGCTGCTGTTCGGCAAGGAAAGCGCGGGCGTTCCCGCATCGGTTGCCGATCTGTGCGATGCGCGGGTTCGCATTCCGCTGCGATCAGAGGTCCGGTCATTGAACCTTGCGACCGCGGCATCGCTGGCGCTGGGAGAGGCCTTGCGGCAGACGGCCACATTGCCGCAATGA
- a CDS encoding glutaminase — MIDIENIVTEIAEEMRAHKDRGTVASYIPPLACVPDSKFGVAVVMADGTIHSAGDADEAFSIQSISKVFALTLALGAVGDQLWNRVGREPSGTPFNSIVQLETEHGIPRNPFINAGAIVLCDVLLGRHQPREAIGQMLRFVRTLSGDDAIAIDETVAGGEQDTGFRNRALANYMRAFGNIHAPVERVLGTYFHFCALAMSCRQLALAGRFLMDGGRVDGHSIVTASRARRINALMMSCGHYDNSGDFAFRVGLPGKSGVGGGILSVVPGVASIAVWSPGLNPSGNSQLGTLALERLVQRTGWSVFEPR; from the coding sequence ATGATCGATATCGAAAACATCGTGACCGAAATCGCGGAGGAGATGCGCGCGCACAAGGATCGCGGCACCGTCGCCTCCTATATTCCGCCGCTCGCCTGCGTGCCCGACAGCAAGTTCGGCGTCGCGGTGGTGATGGCGGACGGCACCATCCATTCCGCGGGCGACGCGGACGAGGCATTTTCGATCCAGTCGATATCGAAGGTCTTCGCGCTGACGCTGGCGCTGGGCGCCGTGGGCGACCAGTTGTGGAACCGCGTGGGGCGCGAGCCTTCGGGAACGCCGTTCAACTCCATAGTCCAGCTTGAGACGGAGCACGGCATTCCGCGCAATCCCTTCATCAACGCGGGCGCAATCGTTCTGTGCGACGTGTTGCTGGGCCGGCATCAGCCGCGCGAGGCGATCGGCCAGATGTTGCGCTTCGTGCGGACCCTGTCCGGGGACGATGCGATTGCCATAGACGAGACGGTGGCGGGCGGAGAGCAGGACACCGGCTTCCGCAACCGGGCGCTGGCCAATTACATGCGCGCATTCGGCAACATCCACGCGCCGGTGGAGCGGGTGCTGGGCACCTATTTCCATTTCTGCGCGCTGGCGATGAGCTGCCGCCAGCTTGCCTTGGCGGGTCGTTTCCTGATGGACGGCGGGCGGGTGGACGGGCACTCGATCGTCACGGCCAGCCGCGCGCGGCGCATCAACGCGCTGATGATGAGCTGCGGCCATTATGACAATTCGGGCGATTTCGCCTTTCGTGTGGGCCTTCCCGGCAAGTCGGGTGTGGGCGGAGGCATCCTGTCGGTGGTTCCCGGAGTGGCGAGCATCGCGGTATGGTCGCCCGGCCTCAATCCCAGCGGCAATTCGCAGCTCGGCACGCTTGCGCTGGAACGGCTGGTGCAGCGCACCGGGTGGAGCGTGTTCGAGCCGCGCTAG
- a CDS encoding cation:proton antiporter, giving the protein MAAEFAPSTALSDALVILGAAGIVIPAFARLRITPVIGFILVGLAVGPYGLGGMVESHPWLSYITITEPEAITPFAEFGIILLLFEIGLELSFNRLWAMRRMVFGLGAAELLGSAAIMAAVLMMLGEYTVGAVALGLALALSSTALVLPIAGVQSAVGRASLSMLLFEDIALVPIVFLLGALGPAAAAEGAPSLTDTLVGGLLVVLAMLVFGRVLLPRLFAQAARTKSPELFLAATMLVVIASALATSAVGLSPIMGALLAGLLIAETEYHTEVETITAPFKGLALGVFLITIGMGIDLRLVWENRWLLLAGVGGVVIIKAIVTGVLLRLTGAGRGTTAETGILMSSPSETTLIVLAAAAEARLIQPGTAQFWQIVAAIGLTITPLLAIAGRAVGRKLEGDAQGAMPPTDDEADAQGRAVILGYGRIGRLIGDMLSAHGQRYVAIDSAPEMVASGRKAGRPVLFGNVLNDALLEKLHIADARAVILTMDEPVLVSRIVKKLRGLFPDLPIIVRARDSVHAAELYRNGASQAVPEALESSLQLSEAVLVDLGVPMGPVIASIHEKRDEFRDQIMREGGLSERPKLKSTTLRREV; this is encoded by the coding sequence ATGGCCGCCGAATTCGCACCTTCCACCGCGCTGTCCGACGCGCTTGTCATCCTGGGCGCGGCCGGAATCGTGATCCCGGCCTTCGCGCGGCTGCGCATCACACCGGTGATCGGCTTCATCCTGGTCGGCCTCGCGGTCGGCCCCTATGGCCTCGGCGGCATGGTGGAGAGCCACCCGTGGCTTTCCTACATCACGATTACAGAGCCTGAGGCGATCACGCCCTTTGCCGAGTTCGGCATAATCCTGCTGCTGTTCGAAATCGGGCTGGAGCTGTCGTTCAATCGCCTTTGGGCGATGCGGCGCATGGTTTTCGGGCTGGGCGCGGCAGAGCTGCTGGGATCGGCGGCAATCATGGCCGCAGTGCTGATGATGCTGGGCGAATATACGGTGGGCGCGGTTGCACTGGGCCTTGCGCTGGCGCTGTCGTCCACCGCGCTGGTCCTGCCCATCGCGGGGGTGCAGAGCGCGGTGGGCCGCGCATCGCTTTCCATGCTGCTGTTCGAGGATATCGCACTGGTGCCGATCGTCTTCCTGCTGGGCGCGCTTGGGCCAGCGGCGGCGGCGGAAGGCGCGCCCAGCCTTACGGACACGCTGGTCGGCGGCTTGCTGGTGGTGCTGGCCATGCTTGTCTTCGGGCGCGTCTTGCTGCCCCGCCTGTTCGCGCAGGCTGCCCGGACCAAAAGCCCCGAACTGTTCCTGGCGGCCACGATGCTGGTCGTCATCGCCAGCGCGCTTGCCACCAGCGCGGTAGGCCTTTCGCCGATCATGGGCGCACTGCTGGCGGGGCTACTGATCGCGGAAACCGAATACCATACAGAGGTCGAGACGATCACGGCCCCGTTCAAGGGGCTGGCGCTGGGCGTGTTCCTGATCACAATCGGCATGGGCATAGACCTGCGGCTTGTGTGGGAGAACCGCTGGCTGCTGCTGGCGGGCGTTGGCGGCGTGGTCATCATCAAGGCCATCGTCACCGGCGTGCTGCTGCGCCTGACGGGTGCCGGACGCGGCACGACGGCGGAAACCGGCATCCTGATGTCCAGCCCTTCGGAAACCACGCTGATCGTGCTGGCCGCCGCGGCGGAAGCGCGGCTGATCCAGCCCGGCACCGCGCAGTTCTGGCAGATCGTGGCGGCCATCGGCCTTACCATCACGCCCCTGCTCGCCATCGCCGGGCGCGCGGTGGGGCGCAAGCTGGAGGGCGATGCGCAAGGCGCAATGCCGCCGACGGATGACGAGGCGGACGCGCAAGGGCGGGCCGTGATCCTGGGATACGGACGCATCGGCCGCCTGATCGGAGACATGTTGAGCGCGCACGGCCAACGATACGTGGCGATAGACAGCGCGCCGGAAATGGTCGCAAGCGGACGCAAGGCGGGTCGCCCGGTGCTGTTCGGTAACGTGCTGAACGATGCCCTGCTGGAAAAGCTGCATATCGCCGATGCACGCGCGGTGATCCTGACGATGGACGAGCCTGTGCTCGTCAGCCGCATCGTGAAGAAGCTGCGCGGCCTGTTTCCCGACCTGCCGATCATCGTGCGCGCGCGCGACAGCGTCCACGCCGCGGAACTTTATCGCAACGGCGCAAGCCAGGCCGTGCCCGAAGCGCTGGAAAGTTCGCTGCAACTGTCCGAAGCGGTGCTGGTCGACCTTGGGGTGCCGATGGGGCCGGTGATCGCATCGATCCACGAAAAGCGCGACGAATTCCGCGACCAGATCATGCGCGAAGGCGGGCTGAGCGAAAGACCCAAGCTGAAGAGCACCACCTTGCGACGTGAGGTGTGA